In Pseudomonas sp. GCEP-101, one DNA window encodes the following:
- a CDS encoding carboxylate/amino acid/amine transporter — protein MPYLLFVTVLWAFSFSLIGEYLAGQVDSYFAVLTRVVLAGLVFLPLTRWRGVEPRFIAGVMLAGALQFGITYVCLYQSFRVLTVPEVLLFTVLTPLHVALIDDALNRRFNAWALLAAAVAVLGAGIIRYDGVSGDYIQGFLLLQLANATFAAGQVFYKHLVQRYPSDIPQYRRFGYFFVGALVIALPGWLLFGNPQKLPTTELQWGVLVWMGLLATALGQFWWNKGGTQVDAGTLAVMNNLHVPVGLLINLLIWNEAADLPRLALGGAVIVASLGVNRFGLRRRKERFA, from the coding sequence ATGCCTTACCTGCTTTTTGTCACCGTCCTCTGGGCGTTCTCCTTCAGCCTGATTGGCGAGTACCTCGCCGGGCAGGTCGACAGCTATTTCGCCGTGCTCACCCGTGTGGTGCTGGCCGGCCTGGTATTCCTGCCGCTCACCCGCTGGCGTGGCGTCGAGCCGCGATTCATCGCCGGGGTGATGCTGGCGGGCGCGCTGCAGTTCGGCATCACCTACGTCTGCCTGTACCAGAGCTTCCGCGTGCTGACGGTGCCGGAGGTGTTGCTGTTCACCGTATTGACGCCACTGCACGTGGCGCTGATCGATGATGCGCTAAACCGCCGCTTCAACGCCTGGGCGCTGCTGGCCGCCGCCGTGGCGGTACTGGGCGCCGGCATCATTCGCTATGACGGCGTCAGCGGCGACTACATCCAGGGCTTCCTGCTGCTGCAACTGGCCAACGCGACCTTCGCTGCCGGGCAGGTGTTCTACAAACATCTCGTGCAGCGTTATCCCTCGGACATCCCACAGTACCGCCGCTTCGGCTACTTCTTCGTCGGTGCGCTGGTGATCGCGCTGCCGGGCTGGTTGCTGTTCGGCAATCCGCAGAAGCTGCCGACCACCGAACTGCAATGGGGCGTGCTGGTGTGGATGGGCCTGTTGGCCACGGCGCTGGGCCAGTTCTGGTGGAACAAGGGCGGCACGCAGGTGGACGCCGGCACCCTGGCGGTGATGAACAACCTACACGTGCCGGTGGGCCTGCTGATCAACCTGCTGATCTGGAACGAGGCGGCCGACCTGCCGCGCCTGGCGCTGGGTGGTGCGGTGATCGTCGCGTCGCTGGGCGTCAATCGTTTCGGCCTGCGCCGTCGAAAGGAGCGCTTCGCATGA
- the rpsA gene encoding 30S ribosomal protein S1, which yields MSESFAELFEESLKSLDMQPGAIITGIVVDIDGDWVTVHAGLKSEGVIPVEQFYNEQGELTINVGDEVHVALDAVEDGFGETKLSREKAKRAESWIVLEAAFSADEVVKGVINGKVKGGFTVDVNGIRAFLPGSLVDVRPVRDTTHLEGKELEFKVIKLDQKRNNVVVSRRSVLEAENSAEREALLESLQEGQQVKGIVKNLTDYGAFVDLGGVDGLLHITDMAWKRIKHPSEIVNVGDEIDVKVLKFDRERNRVSLGLKQLGEDPWVAIKARYPEGTRVTARVTNLTDYGCFAELEEGVEGLVHVSEMDWTNKNIHPSKVVQVGDEVEVQVLDIDEERRRISLGIKQCKSNPWEDFSGRFNKGDKISGTIKSITDFGIFIGLEGGIDGLVHLSDISWNEVGEEAVRRFKKGDELETVILSVDPERERISLGIKQLEDDPFSNYASLNEKGTIVRGTVKEVDAKGAVISLGGEIEGILKASEISRDRVEDARNVLKEGEEVEAKIISIDRKSRVISLSIKSKDVDDEKDAMKELRHKQDAESTGPTTIGDLIRAQMENQG from the coding sequence ATGAGCGAAAGCTTCGCAGAACTCTTTGAAGAAAGTCTGAAATCCCTCGACATGCAGCCGGGTGCAATCATCACCGGCATCGTGGTCGACATCGATGGTGACTGGGTCACCGTCCATGCCGGTCTGAAATCCGAGGGCGTCATCCCGGTCGAGCAGTTCTACAACGAACAGGGCGAGCTGACCATCAATGTGGGTGACGAAGTCCACGTTGCGCTGGACGCGGTAGAAGATGGCTTCGGTGAAACCAAGCTGTCCCGCGAGAAAGCCAAGCGTGCCGAGAGCTGGATTGTTCTGGAAGCTGCTTTCTCTGCCGACGAAGTGGTCAAGGGCGTCATCAACGGCAAGGTCAAGGGTGGCTTCACCGTTGACGTCAACGGCATCCGCGCGTTCCTGCCGGGTTCGCTGGTCGACGTGCGTCCGGTGCGTGACACCACTCACCTGGAAGGCAAAGAGCTCGAGTTCAAGGTCATCAAGCTGGACCAGAAGCGCAACAACGTTGTCGTTTCCCGCCGCAGCGTGCTGGAAGCCGAGAACAGCGCCGAGCGCGAAGCCCTGCTGGAATCCCTGCAGGAAGGCCAGCAGGTCAAAGGTATCGTCAAGAACCTCACCGACTACGGTGCGTTCGTTGACCTGGGCGGCGTCGATGGTCTGCTGCACATCACCGACATGGCCTGGAAGCGTATCAAGCATCCGTCGGAAATCGTCAACGTTGGCGACGAGATCGATGTCAAGGTTCTGAAGTTCGACCGCGAGCGCAACCGCGTATCCCTGGGCCTGAAGCAACTGGGCGAAGACCCATGGGTTGCCATCAAAGCCCGTTACCCGGAAGGCACCCGTGTTACCGCGCGCGTCACCAACCTCACCGACTACGGCTGCTTCGCCGAGCTGGAAGAGGGCGTGGAAGGCCTGGTACACGTTTCCGAAATGGACTGGACCAACAAGAACATCCACCCGTCGAAAGTCGTTCAGGTTGGCGACGAAGTGGAAGTTCAGGTTCTGGACATCGACGAAGAGCGTCGTCGTATCTCCCTGGGCATCAAGCAGTGCAAGTCCAACCCGTGGGAAGACTTCTCCGGCCGCTTCAACAAGGGCGACAAGATCTCCGGCACCATCAAGTCGATCACCGATTTCGGTATCTTCATCGGCCTGGAAGGCGGCATCGACGGTCTGGTTCACCTGTCCGACATCTCCTGGAACGAAGTTGGCGAAGAAGCCGTTCGCCGCTTCAAGAAGGGCGACGAGCTGGAAACCGTCATCCTCTCCGTTGATCCGGAGCGTGAGCGCATCTCCCTGGGCATCAAGCAGCTGGAAGACGATCCGTTCTCCAACTACGCCTCGCTCAACGAGAAAGGCACCATCGTTCGCGGTACCGTGAAGGAAGTTGACGCCAAAGGCGCTGTCATCAGCCTGGGCGGCGAAATCGAAGGCATCCTGAAAGCCTCCGAAATCAGCCGTGACCGCGTTGAAGACGCTCGCAACGTCCTGAAAGAAGGCGAAGAAGTCGAAGCCAAGATCATCAGCATCGACCGTAAGAGCCGCGTCATCTCCCTCTCCATCAAGTCCAAGGACGTTGATGACGAGAAAGATGCGATGAAAGAACTGCGTCACAAGCAAGACGCAGAAAGCACTGGTCCGACCACCATCGGTGACCTGATCCGTGCTCAGATGGAGAACCAGGGCTAA
- the cmk gene encoding (d)CMP kinase, which produces MNAEWPVVAIDGPSGSGKGTVAGLLAKRLGWNLLDSGALYRLLAFAAGNHGIDLTNEEALKVLAAHLDVQFTHAKGGQGQHIILEGEDVTDTIRTEQVGAGASQVAALPAVRDALLQRQRAFLEAPGLVADGRDMGTVVFPGAQLKIFLTASAEERARRRYLQLKNKGIDSDQAQLAEEIRTRDERDSQRAVAPLKPAKGAILVDSTSMGIDEVVDSILAEVSRLGLAD; this is translated from the coding sequence ATGAACGCTGAATGGCCGGTCGTCGCCATCGACGGCCCCAGCGGCTCCGGCAAGGGCACCGTCGCCGGCCTGCTGGCCAAGCGCCTGGGCTGGAACCTGCTGGACTCCGGCGCGCTGTACCGCCTGCTGGCGTTCGCCGCCGGTAACCACGGTATCGACCTGACCAACGAGGAAGCCCTCAAGGTTCTGGCCGCGCACCTCGACGTGCAGTTCACCCACGCCAAGGGCGGGCAGGGCCAGCACATCATCCTCGAAGGCGAAGACGTCACCGACACCATCCGCACCGAACAGGTCGGCGCCGGCGCCTCGCAGGTCGCCGCGCTGCCGGCGGTGCGTGATGCGCTGCTGCAACGCCAGCGTGCCTTCCTCGAAGCGCCCGGCCTGGTGGCCGACGGCCGTGACATGGGCACCGTGGTCTTCCCCGGCGCCCAGCTGAAGATCTTCCTCACCGCTTCGGCCGAGGAGCGCGCCCGCCGCCGCTACCTGCAGCTGAAGAACAAGGGAATCGACAGCGACCAGGCGCAACTGGCCGAAGAAATCCGCACCCGCGACGAGCGCGACAGCCAGCGCGCCGTGGCGCCGCTGAAGCCGGCCAAAGGTGCAATCCTGGTGGACTCCACCTCGATGGGCATCGACGAGGTGGTCGACAGCATCCTCGCTGAGGTTTCGCGCCTGGGCCTGGCTGACTAG
- a CDS encoding bifunctional prephenate dehydrogenase/3-phosphoshikimate 1-carboxyvinyltransferase — protein MPDVQPHKLRRLVVVGLGLIGGSFAKGIRQKGLFEEVVGVDRDPETRRLAVELGVVDRCEESLAAGCRDADVIQLAVPILAMEKVLGELATFDLGNAILTDVGSAKGNVVRAAKAVFGGMPARFIPGHPIAGSEQSGVEAANAKLFRRHKVILTPLDNADADAVRCVESLWRELGADVEQMDVEHHDEVLAATSHLPHLLAFTLVDSLAKRSENLEIFRYAAGGFRDFTRIAGSDPVMWHDIFLANREAVLRILDVFRDDLDALREAVDKGDGQQLMGVFTRARVAREHFSKILAQRAYVDAMHNNDLIYLAQPGGRLSGRVRVPGDKSISHRSIMLGSLAEGTTEVQGFLEGEDALATIQAFRDMGVVIEGPHHGRVTVHGVGLHGLKPPPGPIYLGNSGTSMRLLSGLLAAQPFDSTLTGDPSLSKRPMNRVAKPLREMGAVIETGPEGRPPLTIRGGKKLTGMHYDMPMASAQVKSCLLLAGLYAAGQTSTTEPAPTRDHTERMLRGFGYPVDVEGATARVESGHKLTATSIEVPADISSAAFFLVAASIAEGSDLTLEHVGINPTRTGVIDILKLMGADITLENQREVGGEPVADIRVRSAQLKGIDIPEDLVPLAIDEFPVLFVAAANAQGRTVLRGAEELRVKESDRIQVMADGLIALGVKCEPTPDGIIIDGGSYGGGEVWSHGDHRIAMSFSVASLRAGAPIRIHDCANVATSFPNFLGLASGAGIRVAEEKN, from the coding sequence GTGCCTGATGTCCAGCCGCACAAGCTGCGCCGCCTGGTGGTGGTGGGGCTCGGCCTGATCGGCGGTTCCTTCGCCAAGGGCATCCGCCAGAAGGGGCTGTTCGAGGAAGTGGTCGGCGTCGACCGTGACCCGGAAACCCGCCGCCTGGCGGTGGAGCTTGGCGTGGTCGACCGCTGCGAGGAAAGCCTCGCAGCCGGCTGTCGCGACGCCGACGTGATCCAGCTCGCCGTGCCGATCCTGGCCATGGAGAAGGTCCTCGGCGAACTCGCTACCTTCGACCTGGGCAACGCCATCCTCACCGACGTCGGCAGCGCCAAGGGCAACGTGGTACGGGCCGCGAAGGCGGTGTTCGGCGGCATGCCGGCGCGCTTCATTCCCGGCCACCCGATCGCCGGTTCCGAGCAGAGCGGAGTGGAGGCGGCCAACGCGAAACTGTTCCGCCGTCATAAAGTCATCCTCACGCCGCTGGATAATGCCGACGCGGATGCGGTCCGGTGCGTCGAAAGTCTCTGGCGCGAGCTGGGCGCGGATGTCGAGCAGATGGACGTCGAGCACCACGACGAAGTCCTGGCGGCGACCAGCCACCTGCCGCACCTGCTGGCCTTCACGCTGGTCGACTCGCTGGCCAAACGCAGCGAGAATCTGGAAATCTTCCGCTATGCCGCTGGCGGCTTCCGCGACTTCACGCGGATCGCCGGCAGCGACCCGGTGATGTGGCACGACATCTTCCTCGCCAACCGCGAGGCGGTGCTGCGCATCCTCGACGTATTCCGTGACGACCTCGACGCCCTGCGCGAGGCCGTCGACAAGGGGGACGGGCAGCAACTGATGGGCGTCTTCACCCGCGCCCGCGTTGCCCGCGAGCATTTCAGCAAAATCCTGGCCCAACGGGCCTATGTGGACGCCATGCACAACAATGACCTGATTTACCTGGCCCAGCCGGGTGGCCGCCTGTCCGGACGTGTTCGCGTACCGGGCGACAAGTCCATTTCCCACCGCTCGATCATGCTCGGCTCCCTGGCCGAAGGCACGACCGAAGTGCAAGGCTTCCTCGAAGGCGAAGACGCCCTGGCCACTATTCAGGCGTTCCGCGACATGGGCGTGGTCATCGAAGGCCCGCACCACGGCCGCGTGACCGTCCACGGCGTTGGCCTGCACGGCCTGAAGCCGCCGCCCGGTCCGATCTACCTGGGCAACTCCGGCACCTCCATGCGCCTGCTCAGCGGCCTGCTGGCAGCCCAGCCGTTCGACTCCACCTTGACGGGCGACCCGTCGCTGTCCAAGCGTCCGATGAACCGCGTCGCCAAGCCGCTGCGCGAGATGGGCGCGGTGATCGAGACCGGCCCCGAAGGCCGTCCGCCGCTGACCATCCGTGGCGGCAAGAAGCTCACCGGCATGCATTACGACATGCCGATGGCCAGCGCTCAGGTGAAATCCTGCCTGCTGCTCGCCGGCCTCTATGCAGCCGGCCAGACCTCCACCACCGAGCCGGCTCCGACCCGCGACCACACCGAACGCATGCTGCGCGGCTTCGGCTACCCCGTCGACGTCGAGGGCGCTACCGCCCGCGTCGAGTCCGGCCACAAGCTCACCGCCACCTCCATCGAAGTTCCGGCCGACATTTCCTCGGCCGCCTTCTTCCTGGTCGCGGCGAGCATCGCCGAAGGTTCCGACCTGACCCTGGAGCACGTCGGCATCAACCCGACCCGCACCGGCGTCATCGACATCCTCAAGCTCATGGGCGCCGACATCACCCTGGAAAACCAGCGTGAAGTGGGCGGCGAGCCGGTTGCCGACATTCGCGTGCGTTCGGCCCAGCTGAAGGGCATCGACATCCCCGAAGACCTGGTGCCGCTGGCCATCGACGAATTCCCGGTACTCTTCGTCGCCGCCGCCAACGCCCAGGGCCGCACCGTCCTGCGCGGTGCAGAAGAGCTGCGCGTGAAAGAGTCCGACCGCATCCAGGTCATGGCCGACGGCCTGATCGCCCTGGGCGTGAAGTGCGAGCCGACCCCGGACGGCATCATCATCGATGGTGGCAGCTATGGCGGCGGCGAAGTCTGGAGCCATGGTGACCACCGTATCGCCATGTCTTTCAGCGTGGCCTCCCTGCGTGCCGGCGCGCCGATCCGCATCCACGACTGCGCCAACGTCGCGACCTCCTTCCCGAACTTCCTCGGGTTGGCCTCCGGCGCGGGCATCCGCGTCGCCGAGGAGAAGAACTGA
- the hisC gene encoding histidinol-phosphate transaminase: MSCDFLALAQPGVQKLSPYVPGKPVDELARELKLDPAGIVKLASNENPLGPSPKVLEAIRAELAELTRYPDGNGFELKSRLAERCAVDTAQVTLGNGSNDILDLVARAYLAPGLNAVFSQYAFAVYPISTQAVGAQGKVVPAKDWGHDLEAMLAAIDANTRVVFIANPNNPTGTWFGPDALERFLSQVPESVLVVLDEAYIEYAEGEELPDGLKYLARYPNLLVSRTFSKAYGLASLRVGYAISSAQVADVLNRVRQPFNVNSLALAAACAALDDAEYLAEGKRINDEGMVQLENGLRALDLQWIPSKGNFIAVDLKRDAGPVYQALLAEGVIVRPVGGYGMPQHLRISIGLPAENARFLEALAKVLARA, encoded by the coding sequence ATGAGCTGTGATTTCCTTGCCCTGGCCCAGCCGGGTGTGCAGAAGCTTTCCCCCTATGTGCCGGGCAAGCCGGTCGATGAACTGGCCCGCGAGCTGAAGCTCGACCCCGCCGGCATCGTCAAGCTGGCCAGCAACGAAAACCCGCTGGGCCCGAGCCCGAAGGTCCTCGAGGCGATCCGTGCCGAACTGGCCGAACTGACCCGCTATCCCGACGGCAACGGCTTCGAGTTGAAGAGCCGCCTGGCTGAGCGTTGCGCCGTCGACACCGCGCAAGTCACCCTGGGCAACGGCTCCAACGACATTCTCGACCTGGTGGCCCGCGCCTATCTGGCCCCCGGCCTGAACGCCGTGTTCAGCCAGTACGCCTTCGCCGTCTACCCGATCTCCACCCAGGCCGTTGGCGCCCAGGGCAAGGTCGTGCCGGCCAAGGACTGGGGCCATGACCTGGAAGCCATGCTGGCGGCCATCGATGCCAACACCCGCGTGGTCTTCATCGCCAACCCGAACAACCCCACCGGCACCTGGTTCGGCCCGGACGCGCTGGAGCGCTTCCTGTCGCAGGTTCCGGAGAGCGTCCTGGTGGTACTCGACGAGGCCTACATCGAGTACGCCGAAGGCGAGGAGCTGCCGGACGGCCTGAAGTACCTGGCCCGCTACCCGAACCTGCTGGTGTCGCGCACCTTCTCCAAGGCTTATGGCCTGGCGTCGCTGCGCGTCGGCTACGCGATCTCCTCGGCGCAGGTCGCCGACGTGCTCAACCGCGTGCGCCAGCCGTTCAACGTCAACAGCCTGGCCCTGGCCGCCGCCTGCGCCGCGCTGGACGATGCCGAGTACCTCGCCGAGGGCAAACGCATCAATGACGAGGGCATGGTGCAGCTGGAAAACGGCCTGCGCGCACTCGATCTGCAATGGATCCCCTCCAAGGGCAACTTCATTGCCGTCGATCTGAAACGCGACGCCGGCCCGGTCTACCAGGCCCTGCTCGCCGAAGGCGTGATCGTCCGTCCGGTGGGGGGCTACGGCATGCCGCAGCACCTGCGCATCTCCATCGGCCTGCCGGCCGAGAACGCCCGCTTCCTCGAAGCGCTGGCCAAGGTGCTTGCCCGTGCCTGA
- the cysC gene encoding adenylyl-sulfate kinase, whose product MPSSRNIRWQPSVVDRKSRSWIKGQRPCLIWLTGLSGSGKSTIADALEHRLHACGRHTYLLDGDNLRHGLNRDLGFSAEDRCENIRRVGEVGALMVDAGLIAIAAFISPFRADRDLVRALLPECFVEVHVSTPLSVCEERDPKGLYRKARAGELKQFTGIDSPFEVPEAAELAIDTSTLTVEEAVDRICNYMVAAGYIDSF is encoded by the coding sequence ATGCCCAGCAGTCGAAATATTCGCTGGCAGCCGTCGGTGGTCGATCGCAAGAGCCGCTCGTGGATCAAGGGGCAGCGCCCGTGTCTGATCTGGCTGACGGGGCTGAGCGGCTCCGGCAAGTCGACAATCGCCGACGCTCTCGAACATCGACTGCATGCGTGTGGTCGGCATACCTACCTGCTCGATGGCGACAACCTCCGCCACGGCCTCAATCGTGACCTGGGCTTCAGTGCCGAGGACCGCTGCGAGAATATCCGCCGGGTAGGCGAGGTGGGCGCGCTGATGGTGGATGCGGGGCTTATCGCCATTGCGGCGTTCATCTCGCCGTTCCGGGCCGATCGCGACCTCGTCCGTGCCTTGCTGCCCGAGTGCTTTGTCGAGGTTCATGTTTCCACCCCGCTGAGCGTCTGCGAGGAGCGCGACCCCAAGGGTCTTTACCGCAAGGCGCGGGCCGGCGAGCTGAAGCAGTTCACCGGTATCGACTCCCCGTTCGAAGTCCCGGAGGCCGCGGAACTGGCCATCGATACCTCCACGTTGACGGTCGAGGAAGCGGTCGACCGCATCTGCAATTACATGGTGGCCGCCGGTTACATCGACTCATTCTGA
- the pheA gene encoding prephenate dehydratase produces MSDADQLKALRVRIDSLDEKILELISERARCATDVARVKMAALPEGEKPVFYRPEREAWVLKHIMELNKGPLDNEEVARLFREIMSSCLALEQPLKVAYLGPEGTFTQAAALKHFGHAVISTPMAAIDEVFREVAAGAVNFGVVPVENSTEGAVNHTLDSFLEHDLVICGEVELRIHHHLLVGENTKTNNITRIYSHAQSLAQCRKWLDAHYPNVERVAVSSNADAAKRVKSEWNSAAIAGDMAASLYGLDKLHEKIEDRPDNSTRFLMIGNQEVPPTGDDKTSIIVSMRNKPGALHELLVPFHNNGIDLTRIETRPSRSGKWTYVFFIDFVGHHKDPLIKDVLEKINSEAVALKVLGSYPKAVL; encoded by the coding sequence ATGAGCGACGCTGACCAGCTCAAGGCTTTGCGCGTACGCATCGACAGCCTCGACGAGAAGATCCTCGAGCTGATCAGCGAACGCGCCCGCTGCGCCACCGACGTGGCGCGCGTGAAAATGGCCGCGCTGCCCGAAGGCGAGAAGCCGGTGTTCTACCGGCCCGAGCGCGAGGCCTGGGTGCTCAAGCACATCATGGAGCTGAACAAGGGCCCGCTGGACAACGAGGAAGTCGCGCGTCTGTTCCGCGAGATCATGTCCTCCTGCCTCGCCCTGGAGCAGCCGCTGAAAGTGGCCTATCTCGGCCCGGAAGGCACCTTCACCCAGGCCGCGGCGCTCAAGCACTTCGGCCATGCGGTGATCAGCACGCCGATGGCGGCCATCGACGAAGTGTTCCGCGAAGTTGCCGCCGGTGCGGTGAACTTCGGCGTAGTGCCGGTGGAAAACTCCACCGAGGGCGCGGTCAACCACACCCTCGACAGCTTCCTCGAGCACGACCTGGTGATCTGCGGCGAGGTGGAGCTGCGCATCCACCACCACCTGCTGGTGGGCGAGAACACCAAGACCAACAACATCACCCGTATCTACTCCCACGCCCAGTCCCTGGCCCAGTGCCGCAAGTGGCTGGACGCGCACTACCCGAACGTCGAGCGCGTGGCGGTCTCCAGCAACGCCGATGCCGCCAAGCGAGTGAAGAGCGAGTGGAACAGCGCGGCGATCGCCGGCGACATGGCGGCCAGCCTGTACGGCCTGGACAAGCTGCACGAGAAGATCGAGGACCGTCCGGACAACTCCACGCGCTTCCTGATGATTGGCAACCAGGAAGTGCCGCCCACCGGCGACGACAAGACCTCCATCATCGTCTCCATGCGCAACAAGCCGGGCGCGCTGCATGAGTTGCTGGTGCCGTTCCACAACAACGGCATCGACCTGACCCGCATCGAGACCCGCCCGTCGCGCAGCGGCAAGTGGACCTACGTGTTCTTCATCGACTTCGTCGGTCACCACAAGGACCCGCTGATCAAGGATGTGCTGGAGAAGATCAACAGCGAAGCCGTCGCCCTGAAGGTGCTGGGTTCCTATCCCAAGGCCGTGCTCTGA
- the serC gene encoding 3-phosphoserine/phosphohydroxythreonine transaminase, which yields MSKRAFNFCAGPAALPTEVLERARAELLDWQGKGLSVMEMSHRSDDYVAIAEKAEQDLRDLMGVPSNYKVLFLQGGASQQFAEIPLNLLPEDGVADYVETGIWSKKAIEEARRYGNVNVVASASKYDYFAIPGQNEWNLSKDAAYLHYASNETIGGLEFDWIPEVGDVPLVVDMSSDILSRPTDVSKFGLIYAGAQKNIGPSGLVVVIVREDLLGRARSICPTMLNYKVAADNGSMYNTPATYSWYLSGLVFQWLKEQGGVEAMEKRNRAKKDMLYGFIDSSDFYTNPIQPSARSWMNVPFRLADEKLDKVFLEGADARGLLNLKGHRSVGGMRASIYNALGLDAIEALVGYMAEFEKEHG from the coding sequence GTGAGCAAGCGAGCCTTTAACTTCTGCGCCGGTCCCGCGGCGCTTCCCACCGAGGTGCTGGAGCGCGCCCGCGCCGAACTGCTGGATTGGCAGGGCAAGGGGCTGTCGGTCATGGAGATGAGCCACCGTAGCGACGACTACGTGGCCATCGCCGAGAAGGCCGAACAGGACCTGCGCGACCTCATGGGCGTGCCGTCGAACTACAAGGTGCTGTTCCTGCAGGGCGGTGCCAGCCAGCAGTTCGCCGAGATCCCGCTGAACTTGCTGCCCGAAGATGGCGTGGCGGACTACGTGGAAACCGGCATCTGGTCGAAGAAGGCCATCGAAGAGGCTCGCCGCTACGGCAACGTCAACGTGGTCGCCAGCGCGTCCAAGTACGACTACTTCGCCATTCCCGGTCAGAACGAGTGGAACCTGTCCAAGGACGCGGCCTATCTGCACTACGCGTCCAACGAGACCATCGGCGGCCTGGAATTCGACTGGATTCCGGAAGTCGGCGACGTCCCGCTGGTGGTGGACATGTCCTCGGACATCCTCTCGCGCCCGACCGACGTGTCGAAGTTCGGCCTGATCTACGCCGGCGCGCAGAAGAACATCGGCCCGAGCGGCCTGGTGGTCGTCATTGTTCGCGAAGACCTGCTGGGCCGCGCCCGCAGCATCTGCCCGACCATGCTCAACTACAAGGTCGCCGCCGATAACGGCTCCATGTACAACACCCCGGCGACCTATTCCTGGTACCTCTCCGGCCTGGTCTTCCAGTGGCTGAAGGAGCAGGGCGGCGTCGAGGCGATGGAGAAGCGCAACCGCGCCAAGAAGGACATGCTGTACGGCTTCATCGACAGCAGCGACTTCTACACCAACCCGATCCAGCCCAGCGCCCGCTCCTGGATGAACGTGCCGTTCCGCCTGGCCGACGAGAAGCTCGACAAGGTCTTCCTCGAAGGCGCCGACGCACGCGGCCTGCTCAACCTGAAGGGCCACCGTTCGGTGGGCGGCATGCGTGCCTCCATCTATAACGCCCTGGGCCTGGACGCCATCGAAGCCCTGGTCGGCTACATGGCCGAGTTCGAGAAGGAGCACGGCTGA